The Phragmites australis chromosome 15, lpPhrAust1.1, whole genome shotgun sequence genome window below encodes:
- the LOC133892609 gene encoding potassium transporter 21-like: MAQLQAAEAAAMVMGMATERKASSCCSEDTTDLELALEVPSTVQRQDSLYRDATRAAGANHHGQDSWARTLRLAFQCVGVLYGDIGTSPLYVYSSTFTAGIRHTDDLLGVLSLIIYSFLLFTIIKYVYIALRANDDGDGGTFALYSLISRHAKVSLVPNHQAEDELQLQGENNNNDDDIDAVLAAKASLRGSSRRRTVQLASPRERRAQWVKDLLETSKPVRISLFLLTILATAMVISDACLTPAISVLSAVGGLKEKAPNLTTDQIVWITVAILVVLFAVQRFGTDKVGYLFAPVILLWLLLIGAVGVYNLVKHDVGVLRAFNPKYIIDYFCRNKKDGWVSLGGVLLCFTGTEALFADLGYFSIRSIQLSFGFGLVPAVLLAYIGQAAFLRRYPEKVANTFYQSTPDTLFWPTFVLALAASVIGSQAMISCAFATISHSQALGCFPRVKILHTSRQYQGQLYIPEVNFLLAVVACVVTLSAKTTALIAEAHGICVVLVMLITTLLLTLVMLLVWRVNAAWVALFFAVFVASESVYLSSVLYRFAHGGYIPVAMSAVLMAVMVLWHYVHVKRYKYELERTVSHDSVRELLARRDLLRVPGVGLFYTELVQGIPPVFPHLVEKIPSIHAVLLFVSVKHLPVPHVDATERFLFRQVATDESSRVFRCVARYGYRDPLEEAKDFAASLVERLQYYIRDVNLYGVNHQQAAGKVSYPSSRCDSMAMARARSITGRCSIGISSMRHSASYTESLALARARSSGRAMAMAMAMPMGNMNNMHSASCTERELQLARARSTGIFAEEMLTPAESFSELARTGSSNIQHAAVKISLEEIARIEEEQRFIEREMEKGVVYILGESEVVARPHSSLLKKVLVNYAYAFLRKNCRQGEKMLAIPKSQLLKVGMSYEI; the protein is encoded by the exons ATGGCTCAGCtgcaggcggcggaggcggccgcCATGGTGATGGGCATGGCCACGGAGAGGAAGGCTAGCAGCTGTTGCTCCGAGGACACGACGGACCTGGAGCTCGCCCTGGAGGTGCCGTCCACCGTGCAGCGTCAGGACTCGCTCTACAGGGACGCCACCAGGGCCGCCGGAGCAAACCACCACGGGCAGGACAGCTGGGCGCGGACGCTTCGCCTGGCGTTCCAGTGCGTGGGCGTGCTGTACGGCGACATCGGGACGTCGCCGCTGTACGTGTACTCGAGCACCTTCACCGCCGGCATCAGACACACCGACGACCTCCTCGGCGTCCTCTCCCTCATCATCTACAGCTTCCTCCTCTTCACCATCATCAAGTACGTCTACATCGCGCTGCGAGCAAACGACGACGGAGACG GCGGGACGTTCGCGCTCTACTCGCTCATCTCGCGGCACGCCAAGGTGAGCCTCGTGCCCAACCACCAGGCGGAGGACGAGCTGCAGCTTCAGGGGGAGAATAATAATAACGACGACGATATCGATGCTGTACTGGCGGCGAAGGCGTCGCTGCGAGGAAGCAGCCGGCGGCGGACGGTGCAGCTGGCGTCGCCGAGGGAGCGGCGGGCGCAGTGGGTGAAGGACCTGCTGGAGACGAGCAAGCCGGTGAGGATCTCGCTGTTCCTGCTCACCATCCTGGCGACGGCCATGGTCATCAGCGACGCTTGCCTCACGCCGGCCATCTCCGTTCTCTCCGCCGTCGGGGGCCTCAAAGAGAAAGCGCCCAACCTCACCACAG ACCAGATCGTGTGGATCACGGTGGCTATCCTGGTGGTGCTCTTCGCCGTGCAGCGTTTCGGCACCGACAAGGTGGGCTACCTCTTCGCGCCGGTCATCCTGCTCTGGCTGCTCCTCATCGGCGCCGTCGGGGTCTATAACCTCGTGAAGCACGACGTCGGCGTCCTCCGCGCCTTCAACCCCAAGTACATCATCGACTACTTCTGCCGCAACAAGAAGGATGGCTGGGTCTCCCTCGGCGGCGTCCTCCTCTGCTTCACCGGCACCGAGGCCCTCTTCGCCGACCTCGGCTACTTCAGCATCCGCTCCATCCAGCTCAGCTTCGGCTTCGGTCTCGTCCCGGCCGTGCTGCTCGCATACATCGGCCAGGCGGCCTTCCTCCGCCGCTACCCCGAGAAGGTGGCCAACACCTTCTACCAGTCGACGCCGGACACTCTGTTCTGGCCGACGTTCGTGCTGGCGCTCGCGGCGTCCGTCATCGGGAGTCAAGCCATGATCTCCTGCGCCTTCGCCACCATCTCCCACTCGCAGGCGCTCGGCTGCTTCCCGCGCGTCAAGATCCTCCACACCTCCCGACAGTACCAGGGCCAGCTCTACATCCCCGAGGTCaacttcctcctcgccgtcgtcgcctgCGTCGTCACGCTCTCCGCCAAGACCACCGCCCTCATCGCCGAGGCGCACGGCATCTGCGTCGTCCTCGTCATGCTCATCACCACGCTGCTCCTCACCCTCGTCATGCTCCTCGTCTGGAGGGTCAACGCCGCCTGGGTCGCGCTCTTCTTCGCCGTCTTCGTCGCGTCCGAGTCCGTCTACCTCTCCTCCGTGCTCTACCGCTTCGCGCATGGCGGGTACATCCCCGTCGCCATGTCCGCGGTGCTCATGGCCGTCATGGTTCTCTGGCACTACGTGCACGTCAAGCGATACAAGTACGAGCTGGAGCGCACCGTCTCCCACGACAGCGTGCGGGAGCTGCTGGCGCGCCGCGACCTGCTCAGGGTGCCCGGCGTGGGCCTCTTCTACACGGAGCTGGTGCAGGGCATCCCGCCGGTGTTCCCGCACCTCGTCGAGAAGATACCCTCCATCCACGCCGTGCTCCTCTTCGTCTCCGTCAAGCACCTCCCCGTGCCGCACGTCGACGCCACGGAGCGCTTCCTGTTCCGGCAGGTTGCGACTGATGAGAGCAGCCGGGTGTTCCGCTGCGTGGCGCGCTACGGGTACCGGGACCCGCTGGAGGAGGCCAAGGACTTCGCCGCCAGCCTGGTGGAGCGCCTGCAGTACTACATCCGCGACGTGAACCTGTACGGCGTCAACCACCAGCAGGCGGCCGGCAAGGTGAGCTACCCGAGCTCGCGCTGCGACAGCATGGCCATGGCGCGGGCAAGGTCGATCACCGGCCGCTGCAGCATAGGAATCAGTAGCATGCGGCACTCGGCGTCGTACACGGAGAGCCTGGCCCTGGCGCGGGCCAGGTCGTCGGGGCgcgccatggccatggccatggccatgcCCATGGGTAACATGAACAACATGCACTCGGCGTCGTGCACGGAGAGAGAGCTGCAGCTGGCGCGCGCCAGGTCGACGGGCATCTTCGCGGAGGAGATGCTGACGCCGGCGGAGTCGTTCTCGGAGCTGGCACGGACCGGAAGCAGCAATATACAGCATGCGGCGGTGAAGATCAGCCTGGAAGAGATTGCGCGGATCGAGGAGGAGCAGCGGTTCATCGAgagggagatggagaagggggtGGTGTACATCCTCGGGGAGAGCGAGGTGGTGGCGCGCCCGCACTCGTCGCTGCTCAAGAAGGTGCTGGTCAACTACGCCTACGCGTTCCTCCGCAAGAACTGCAGGCAAGGGGAGAAGATGCTCGCCATCCCAAAGTCGCAGCTGCTCAAGGTCGGAATGTCCTACGAGATCTGA